The Candidatus Binatus sp. genome has a window encoding:
- a CDS encoding ribonuclease catalytic domain-containing protein yields the protein MNFDVSSPIKYAGTIVEYLDQGRLKAALVIREQERHLAVIDSAGHERLVPRDLVLMRHPDRRADREDVADALADLEHERAELAVELDLQLLWEVTQEQGRSFSAAELAELFFGRRSNAAASVMLEALLGDRTYFVRRHMDFVPRTPDQVERLRMQNDRIRARSDDYRKIQKHLRDILNGAEMPPAGEAAALIEELSRYLKNPFTRSRDMTQMLAQAAPDVDPAEAAFEILERLGARPRVPRFAFIAGLKDEFSDAVMKEAAEAVPGPRAISDGGYAVTVDDDDTVEVDDALSCEPLAGGGMRVRVHIALVADFVIKGGAMDQEAAARATTVYLPETTIRMLPDPISCRAASLIAGEDRPVLTTDVRLSADGALVEASIYPARIPIMRRLDYDQVDRILESGICADDAGATVSRLHAAAIHLRQRRRTAGAVLVQRREAKVRVRGDEVEISVLDNASPGRTLVAEFMVLSNFVAARYAAENRIPIIYRVQPQLGGDLASQRPRLSLHPEYHAGIGLDFYAQLSSPIRRYADLVLQRQLLGALKNRDNQPPIYTVDELLTVLAGAENAEASGRELERRAKRYWILRYLERHALDGPILAYVAREGQSAELADFAVRGTLHSAPTLPNQMPIMVQVSRVDPLRGWLAFDFVGPADEASTGAIRTV from the coding sequence ATGAATTTTGACGTGTCATCGCCAATCAAATACGCCGGCACTATCGTCGAGTACCTCGATCAGGGCCGGCTCAAAGCCGCCCTCGTCATTCGGGAACAGGAACGCCATCTCGCCGTGATCGATTCGGCGGGACACGAGCGGCTGGTTCCGCGCGATCTGGTCCTGATGCGCCATCCGGATCGACGCGCCGATCGCGAAGACGTCGCCGACGCCCTCGCCGACCTGGAGCACGAGCGCGCCGAACTGGCCGTCGAACTCGATCTCCAGCTGCTGTGGGAAGTCACCCAGGAGCAGGGCCGCAGCTTTTCCGCCGCAGAACTTGCCGAGTTGTTCTTCGGCCGGCGATCGAATGCCGCCGCCTCCGTGATGCTCGAGGCGCTGCTGGGCGATCGCACCTACTTCGTCCGCCGCCACATGGATTTTGTGCCGCGCACGCCCGATCAGGTCGAACGGCTGCGGATGCAGAACGATCGGATTCGGGCGCGCAGCGACGACTATCGTAAAATCCAGAAGCATCTGCGCGATATTCTCAACGGCGCCGAGATGCCGCCCGCCGGCGAAGCAGCCGCGCTCATCGAAGAGCTGTCGCGCTATCTCAAGAACCCGTTCACGCGCAGCCGCGATATGACCCAGATGCTCGCGCAGGCGGCGCCCGACGTCGATCCCGCCGAAGCGGCTTTCGAAATCTTGGAGCGGCTCGGGGCGCGGCCGCGCGTGCCGCGCTTCGCGTTTATCGCCGGGCTCAAGGACGAATTCAGCGACGCCGTCATGAAGGAGGCGGCCGAGGCGGTGCCTGGCCCACGCGCGATTTCCGACGGCGGATACGCCGTCACCGTGGATGACGACGACACCGTCGAGGTTGACGATGCTCTCAGTTGCGAGCCGCTCGCCGGCGGCGGCATGCGTGTGCGCGTGCATATAGCGCTGGTTGCCGATTTCGTCATCAAGGGCGGCGCGATGGACCAGGAGGCGGCCGCACGCGCAACCACGGTTTATCTGCCTGAAACAACCATCAGGATGCTTCCCGATCCGATTTCATGCCGCGCCGCGAGTTTGATCGCCGGCGAAGATCGCCCCGTGCTGACCACCGACGTGCGGTTGTCGGCCGACGGCGCGCTGGTCGAAGCCTCGATCTATCCCGCGCGAATTCCAATCATGCGCCGACTCGACTACGACCAGGTCGATCGCATTCTCGAGTCAGGGATCTGCGCCGACGACGCCGGCGCTACCGTCTCCCGCCTGCATGCCGCCGCTATCCACCTTCGTCAGCGGCGCCGCACCGCCGGCGCAGTCCTCGTGCAGCGGCGCGAGGCGAAGGTCCGCGTGCGCGGCGACGAGGTGGAAATCAGCGTGCTCGATAACGCGTCGCCGGGTCGCACGCTGGTGGCGGAGTTCATGGTGCTGAGCAATTTCGTCGCCGCTCGCTACGCCGCCGAGAACCGGATTCCGATCATTTACCGGGTGCAGCCGCAACTTGGCGGCGATCTGGCGTCGCAGCGCCCGCGTCTGTCGCTGCACCCGGAATACCACGCCGGAATCGGGCTGGACTTTTACGCGCAGTTGAGCTCACCGATCCGCCGCTACGCCGATTTGGTGCTGCAGCGGCAACTGTTGGGCGCGCTTAAGAATCGCGACAACCAACCCCCGATTTACACCGTCGATGAATTGCTTACCGTGCTCGCCGGCGCCGAGAATGCGGAGGCTTCCGGTCGCGAGCTAGAACGGCGCGCCAAGCGTTACTGGATTCTCCGCTACCTCGAACGTCACGCCCTTGACGGGCCAATCCTTGCCTACGTCGCCCGCGAAGGCCAAAGCGCGGAACTAGCTGATTTCGCCGTGCGCGGAACCTTGCACAGCGCGCCCACCTTGCCCAATCAGATGCCGATAATGGTGCAGGTGAGCCGCGTGGATCCGCTGCGCGGATGGCTCGCGTTCGATTTCGTCGGTCCCGCCGATGAGGCTTCGACCGGCGCGATCAGAACCGTCTGA
- a CDS encoding helix-turn-helix domain-containing protein: MLKNDSSHVLTVKELSEYLKVHPSTIYRQLKRGRLPAFKVGSDWRFNIESIDRWRLEQDTFKGV, encoded by the coding sequence ATGTTGAAAAACGACAGCAGTCACGTACTGACGGTTAAGGAACTCTCGGAGTATCTGAAGGTTCATCCGTCGACGATATATCGGCAGCTCAAGCGCGGACGGCTTCCGGCGTTCAAGGTCGGCAGCGACTGGCGCTTCAATATCGAATCGATCGATCGCTGGCGTCTGGAGCAGGATACGTTCAAAGGGGTGTAG
- a CDS encoding LLM class F420-dependent oxidoreductase — protein sequence MKFGLFGINNGACATPKCAAAVARAAEDAGFESVWTGEHVILPDPQAPPSPVAPDYPMLDPAVALAFIAAHTTKLRLGTGIIILPQRNPVVLAKELASTDVLSNGRLIFGIGVGYLQPEFEAIGAPFDHKGARAEEFLAAMIALWSMPKPQFSGKWIKFKGVNAMPRPVQKPHPEIVFGGHTKEAFSRAARLAKGWYGFALDLEATAKCVEGIRAACKAAGRRFEELEISITPNARVKVDRDTAKRYADLGVSRLILLQRGANEAALLEGVRGAERDLIGTV from the coding sequence ATGAAATTTGGACTGTTCGGAATCAACAACGGAGCTTGTGCGACGCCCAAGTGTGCCGCCGCCGTCGCGCGCGCGGCCGAGGACGCGGGTTTTGAAAGCGTGTGGACGGGCGAGCATGTAATCCTGCCCGACCCGCAGGCGCCGCCCTCGCCGGTGGCGCCGGATTACCCGATGCTCGACCCTGCGGTCGCGCTGGCCTTCATCGCGGCACATACGACGAAGCTTCGCTTGGGAACCGGCATCATCATATTGCCGCAGCGAAATCCCGTGGTGCTCGCCAAAGAGCTTGCCTCGACGGACGTGCTGTCAAACGGCCGGCTGATCTTCGGGATCGGCGTTGGCTATCTGCAGCCCGAATTCGAGGCGATTGGCGCGCCGTTCGATCACAAGGGTGCGCGTGCGGAGGAATTCCTTGCGGCGATGATCGCGCTGTGGTCGATGCCCAAGCCCCAGTTCAGCGGCAAGTGGATCAAGTTCAAGGGCGTCAATGCGATGCCACGGCCGGTGCAGAAGCCGCATCCCGAGATTGTCTTCGGAGGGCATACCAAGGAGGCGTTCAGCCGGGCGGCGCGGCTGGCCAAGGGATGGTACGGGTTTGCGCTGGACCTGGAGGCGACGGCGAAGTGCGTCGAGGGAATCCGGGCGGCATGCAAGGCGGCGGGCCGTCGGTTCGAAGAGCTCGAGATAAGCATTACGCCGAATGCGCGAGTGAAGGTCGATCGCGACACCGCCAAGCGCTACGCCGACCTGGGCGTGAGCCGGCTGATCCTGCTGCAGCGCGGCGCGAACGAAGCGGCGCTACTCGAAGGCGTTCGCGGGGCGGAGCGCGACCTGATCGGCACGGTCTAG
- a CDS encoding BMP family protein produces MDSADPRTYLKRKFPAIALALLQIGVLGACTSHPALGTKHPSDSAFRVALLTPGPVSDAGWNAAAYEGLELIKTRLGADTALVQTKSPADFEDAFRDFASRGFDLIFAHGFEYTDSAIEVARSFPNTCFVVSSGSESSANVASITFNVDQATYVEGVLAAGVSKTGVVGAVGGIELPSIRLFFEGFKRGFLSVQPKGRILISYTGNFDDVGAAKEAALAQISQGADVLIHNADAAGLGVFLAAARAHVFAFGVFNNQNGVAPDVVLASAVTSTPLAFLKIATEVKDKRFHPGMLEFGMHDGMVRVVFNPKLESRISAAALKRARQVEHELATGQLVLPPTLMQPPATK; encoded by the coding sequence ATGGATTCAGCAGACCCTCGCACTTATCTGAAACGGAAATTTCCGGCGATAGCTCTCGCACTCCTACAGATAGGTGTCCTTGGAGCCTGCACCTCTCATCCCGCGCTTGGTACAAAGCATCCCTCCGATTCCGCATTTCGAGTCGCGCTACTCACGCCCGGACCGGTTAGCGACGCGGGCTGGAATGCGGCTGCGTATGAAGGACTCGAGCTCATCAAGACCAGGCTCGGCGCCGACACCGCCCTGGTGCAGACCAAGTCGCCCGCCGACTTCGAGGACGCTTTCCGCGATTTTGCCTCGCGCGGATTCGACCTCATCTTCGCTCACGGTTTCGAGTACACCGATTCCGCCATCGAGGTAGCGCGAAGCTTTCCAAATACCTGCTTTGTGGTCAGCTCGGGAAGTGAGTCGTCCGCAAATGTCGCGTCGATAACCTTCAATGTCGATCAGGCAACCTACGTGGAAGGCGTGCTGGCAGCCGGTGTCTCGAAAACCGGAGTTGTAGGCGCCGTCGGCGGTATAGAACTGCCATCGATACGATTGTTCTTCGAGGGCTTCAAGCGGGGCTTTCTTTCAGTACAGCCCAAAGGTCGCATTCTGATCAGCTATACCGGCAATTTCGACGACGTCGGTGCGGCCAAGGAAGCGGCGCTGGCGCAAATCAGCCAGGGTGCGGACGTGCTGATTCACAACGCTGACGCAGCCGGCCTCGGCGTCTTCCTTGCGGCCGCACGAGCGCACGTCTTCGCCTTCGGCGTATTTAACAACCAAAACGGCGTCGCCCCCGACGTCGTCCTGGCCAGCGCGGTGACTTCGACTCCGCTGGCTTTCCTGAAAATCGCAACCGAGGTCAAAGACAAGCGCTTTCATCCGGGGATGCTGGAATTTGGAATGCACGATGGGATGGTGCGCGTCGTGTTCAACCCGAAGCTCGAATCGCGCATTTCCGCGGCCGCACTGAAGCGCGCGCGTCAAGTCGAACATGAGCTGGCGACCGGCCAACTGGTTCTCCCGCCAACGCTCATGCAGCCCCCTGCCACAAAATAG
- a CDS encoding 7-cyano-7-deazaguanine synthase: MDKVSVLASGGLDSSVLIAKLATAAEVYPIYVRCGFAWEEMELNGLQSFLDALDNPNVMPITVLSAPTDVLYGDHWSVSGASVPGADEPDENTYLPGRNIILIALAAVWGSTHGVSRIAIGSLGGNPFPDATPEFFDSFAHALSMGLGHNVIVEAPMRGLHKDDLIRMFKDLPLELTLTCMAPRKGAQHCGQCNKCRERQLAFRSAGVADRTVYLG; this comes from the coding sequence TTGGACAAGGTTTCAGTACTGGCGAGCGGTGGCCTGGACAGCTCGGTTTTGATCGCGAAATTGGCAACCGCCGCCGAAGTTTACCCGATCTACGTGCGATGCGGTTTTGCGTGGGAAGAGATGGAGCTCAACGGCCTTCAATCCTTCCTCGACGCGCTCGACAACCCGAACGTGATGCCGATAACGGTGCTCTCCGCCCCCACCGACGTCTTGTACGGCGACCACTGGAGCGTGTCGGGGGCGAGCGTTCCCGGCGCCGACGAGCCCGACGAGAACACATACCTGCCGGGGCGGAACATCATACTGATTGCGTTGGCGGCGGTTTGGGGCAGCACGCACGGCGTCTCACGCATCGCGATCGGATCGCTGGGCGGCAACCCTTTTCCCGATGCCACCCCTGAGTTCTTCGATAGCTTCGCCCACGCCCTAAGCATGGGACTGGGGCACAATGTGATCGTCGAGGCGCCGATGAGAGGTCTGCATAAGGACGACCTGATCAGGATGTTCAAGGACCTGCCGCTCGAGTTGACCTTGACCTGCATGGCGCCAAGAAAGGGCGCTCAGCACTGCGGGCAATGCAACAAATGCCGCGAGCGTCAGCTTGCCTTTCGCAGCGCAGGCGTAGCGGATCGCACAGTTTACCTCGGCTAA
- a CDS encoding PTS sugar transporter subunit IIA, with translation MTVRQLAAYLNLNERTVLKLVSEGELPGVKIGNQWRFRKAMLDAWLDDQMLGVTPRSVDVSRAAPAARRMLDLASCFQPSHIIPDLEANTKTGVIEELANLASRLNLVRDKTWFVGALIERENIMPSATGNGLAFLHTLNRHPDHIVKPFMILGRSRGGVDFDALDGKPTHLFFVLGLKYHELHLPWLAKLPQMCSRPETLRTLMAAVTADSIFAALADAERDLVTSAAIEAPGKLP, from the coding sequence ATGACTGTTCGCCAACTCGCCGCCTACCTGAACCTCAACGAGCGAACGGTGCTCAAGTTGGTCTCAGAGGGGGAGTTGCCCGGAGTCAAAATCGGAAATCAATGGCGCTTCCGCAAGGCGATGCTCGACGCTTGGCTCGACGATCAAATGCTGGGAGTCACGCCACGGAGCGTTGACGTTTCCAGAGCCGCGCCCGCGGCGCGCAGAATGCTGGACCTCGCGAGTTGCTTTCAGCCAAGCCATATAATTCCCGACCTGGAGGCCAACACCAAGACCGGAGTCATCGAGGAGCTGGCGAATCTGGCCAGCCGGCTGAACTTGGTGAGAGACAAGACCTGGTTCGTCGGCGCTCTTATCGAGCGCGAGAATATCATGCCGAGCGCGACCGGTAACGGACTCGCTTTCCTGCACACGCTCAATCGCCATCCCGACCACATAGTCAAACCGTTCATGATCTTGGGCCGATCGCGCGGCGGCGTCGATTTCGACGCTCTCGACGGCAAGCCCACTCATCTGTTCTTCGTCCTCGGCCTTAAGTATCACGAACTGCACCTGCCATGGCTGGCAAAGCTGCCGCAGATGTGTTCGCGGCCCGAAACGCTGCGAACTTTGATGGCCGCCGTCACCGCCGACTCAATCTTCGCGGCCCTCGCTGACGCCGAGCGTGATTTGGTCACCTCGGCGGCAATTGAGGCCCCGGGGAAACTGCCGTGA
- a CDS encoding TetR/AcrR family transcriptional regulator, with amino-acid sequence MPLISALNRESHSESRREQLAHAALEVFARKGIDEATVSDITSEAGLGKGTFYLYFENKDAIIDELVQRFTLLPDERRLLEQFAGAPLRDILARAVSGMLDAFRVKAARTPNILWQLALRSSNGRTLMEHVLIEGNELLAGQLRDRVKAGELRPIDEFVAARCLIGMVLIFILTEEVMGGSQAHPLAEETIISGIADLFLRGVLAPQPSPGRSGTTGGSFPRGAD; translated from the coding sequence ATGCCGCTGATTTCAGCCTTGAATCGGGAAAGCCACTCGGAGAGTCGGCGTGAGCAACTGGCCCACGCGGCGCTCGAGGTCTTCGCCCGAAAGGGTATTGACGAAGCCACCGTCAGCGATATTACGTCTGAGGCCGGGCTGGGAAAGGGTACCTTTTATCTCTACTTCGAGAACAAGGACGCCATCATCGACGAATTAGTGCAGCGGTTCACCCTGCTGCCCGACGAGAGGAGGCTCTTGGAACAGTTCGCCGGAGCCCCGCTGCGCGACATTCTCGCTCGGGCGGTGTCGGGGATGTTGGACGCATTCAGGGTGAAGGCCGCACGGACGCCGAACATTCTATGGCAGTTGGCTCTCCGTAGCTCGAATGGCCGCACTTTGATGGAGCACGTCTTGATCGAGGGTAACGAGCTTCTCGCGGGCCAATTGCGTGACAGGGTCAAGGCCGGTGAATTGCGCCCGATCGACGAGTTCGTCGCGGCGCGTTGCCTAATCGGGATGGTTTTGATCTTCATCCTGACCGAGGAGGTGATGGGCGGCAGTCAGGCGCATCCGCTCGCGGAAGAAACGATCATTTCCGGAATTGCGGATCTGTTTCTGCGCGGCGTGCTTGCGCCTCAGCCGAGCCCCGGGCGGTCGGGCACAACGGGCGGATCCTTTCCGCGCGGCGCCGATTAG
- a CDS encoding NAD(P)/FAD-dependent oxidoreductase — protein MPDATYDAIIIGAGHNGMALAGYLAKAGWSVGVFEKRTEEGGALCTEELTQPGFLHNVHANYHTLVGICPVYDDLELVSRHGLRYVQPPVQMASVFQDGTALVVHTDLDKTCESVARFSRKDADTFRAVYEEARGYRDLILRTLMYSPPTSMKEITKALVAWGVEEKSKYLSVHLRHQTINEFLDHHFENDRVKAHLSFHASLAGYATDRRGLAVSFPLLLSKIDNWHICIGGSHALAHSLWEALAQAGGRVFLNHGVEKIIVENGKAVGVRLEDGSEVRARRLVASSISLEQTFFQMIGRENLPAPLAAEIEHFPHMDSTFFSVHLAMSKLPEYRAASFDPDVNRAWVVNLGYENQKQFNDDWRDVRAGKLLNPRPNAAVNSLYDPTDAPPGCYTGLLRQMAAYNLAKGGPQEWDKVAREYGQRCIEVWKAAAPNLTDDSFIEWATYTPLDITRRMPNMVQADWIGGLIDLDNMLDHRPGPILSEYRTPIGNLYMCGATQHPHGFVTFAPAYNALEIIAQDQHVERWWK, from the coding sequence ATGCCTGATGCAACTTACGACGCCATCATAATCGGTGCGGGTCACAACGGGATGGCGCTCGCCGGCTACCTGGCGAAAGCCGGATGGAGCGTTGGCGTTTTCGAGAAGCGCACTGAGGAAGGCGGCGCCCTCTGCACCGAGGAACTGACGCAGCCGGGCTTCCTGCACAACGTTCACGCGAATTATCACACCCTGGTCGGCATCTGCCCCGTTTACGACGACCTCGAGCTGGTCAGCCGCCATGGGCTTCGTTACGTGCAGCCACCGGTGCAAATGGCAAGCGTGTTTCAGGACGGTACGGCGCTGGTGGTGCATACCGATCTGGACAAGACCTGCGAATCGGTCGCGCGTTTTTCGCGCAAGGACGCTGACACTTTTCGCGCGGTCTACGAGGAAGCGCGCGGCTACCGCGACCTGATTTTGCGCACGCTGATGTATTCGCCGCCGACTTCGATGAAGGAGATCACCAAGGCGCTGGTGGCCTGGGGCGTCGAGGAAAAGAGCAAGTATCTGAGCGTTCATTTGCGCCATCAGACGATCAACGAATTCCTCGACCACCATTTCGAGAACGATCGAGTCAAGGCTCATCTCTCATTTCACGCGTCGCTGGCGGGCTACGCGACCGATCGCCGGGGGCTGGCAGTTTCGTTCCCGCTGCTGCTGAGCAAGATCGACAACTGGCACATCTGCATTGGCGGTTCGCACGCGCTGGCCCATTCACTGTGGGAAGCGCTCGCGCAAGCCGGTGGGCGCGTTTTCCTGAATCATGGCGTCGAGAAGATTATCGTCGAGAACGGAAAAGCAGTCGGCGTCCGCCTCGAAGATGGCAGCGAAGTGCGCGCGAGGCGTCTGGTGGCGAGTTCCATCAGCCTCGAGCAGACTTTCTTCCAGATGATCGGGCGCGAGAACCTGCCCGCTCCGCTGGCCGCCGAAATCGAGCACTTCCCGCATATGGATTCGACCTTCTTCAGCGTCCATCTTGCGATGTCGAAGCTTCCCGAGTATCGCGCGGCGTCATTTGATCCCGATGTCAACCGGGCCTGGGTGGTCAACCTCGGCTACGAAAATCAGAAGCAGTTCAATGACGATTGGCGCGACGTGCGCGCCGGCAAACTTCTCAATCCGCGGCCCAACGCCGCGGTCAACTCGCTCTACGATCCGACCGACGCGCCCCCCGGATGCTACACCGGCCTGCTGCGCCAGATGGCGGCCTACAACCTCGCCAAGGGTGGTCCGCAGGAATGGGACAAGGTGGCGCGCGAGTACGGCCAGCGCTGCATCGAGGTCTGGAAGGCCGCCGCGCCCAACCTGACCGATGATTCCTTCATCGAGTGGGCGACCTATACGCCGCTGGACATCACGCGGCGGATGCCGAATATGGTTCAGGCCGACTGGATCGGCGGGCTGATCGATCTCGACAACATGCTGGACCATCGCCCCGGCCCGATTCTTTCAGAGTATCGGACTCCGATCGGGAATCTGTACATGTGCGGCGCCACGCAGCATCCCCACGGGTTCGTGACCTTCGCGCCGGCCTACAACGCACTGGAGATTATCGCGCAGGATCAGCACGTCGAACGCTGGTGGAAATGA
- a CDS encoding SCP2 sterol-binding domain-containing protein gives MTAIADIPVRLDDDATSGLASIVQQFLEQQLADSTRRRVRASRLHGRLGLTATDYDASVTVDFRGDEIAISDGRAGPFDATIAGSYQSLTKLLQGRSNPLIEHLRGRLKVTSRIGNLFFPLRVHRLMKLAPEGNH, from the coding sequence ATGACCGCTATCGCAGATATCCCGGTGCGACTCGATGACGACGCGACCAGCGGGCTCGCCTCGATCGTGCAGCAGTTCCTCGAGCAGCAACTCGCCGATTCGACGCGGCGGCGAGTACGCGCGTCGCGATTGCATGGCCGCCTCGGACTGACCGCGACTGATTACGATGCTTCGGTGACGGTGGATTTTCGGGGCGATGAGATCGCGATTAGCGACGGCCGCGCGGGGCCGTTCGACGCCACCATCGCGGGTTCGTACCAGTCGCTGACCAAGCTGCTGCAGGGCCGCAGCAATCCGCTGATCGAGCATCTTCGAGGCCGCCTGAAAGTCACCTCGCGAATCGGCAATCTTTTTTTTCCACTGCGGGTTCATCGGCTGATGAAGCTCGCCCCTGAGGGCAACCATTAG